A genomic stretch from Mycobacterium malmoense includes:
- a CDS encoding prenyltransferase, which translates to MPELSVGSRLRSWAYALRTTNPPPDGPIDTVTRWLVVTRAAVLSMTLFAGLIAALLAVGKPGLDWRWLVLAVLGITLAHTANNLMNDLYDTQVGTDSATYPRALYAPHPVLSGLISGRTLGLAILAVNVADLAILVVLVWARGWPVVAFALGGFALSVAYTAPPLRLKKRGLGEPDVFVVWGPLMICGTYYSAVGAVGWDVALASLPYGLLCTTVLMGKHIDKIPYDEPLGIRTLPVLLGEARARAVTLAMMVGFYVLVVVAVAAGAMPWPALLVVVALPRLARVWPYFRRPRPDEPPPKFPVWPLWYAALAWVHVRQAGALLVVGLAAGAVLRVL; encoded by the coding sequence ATGCCTGAGCTGAGCGTGGGCTCGCGGCTGAGGTCGTGGGCGTACGCGCTGCGCACCACCAATCCGCCACCGGATGGGCCGATCGACACCGTCACGCGGTGGCTCGTGGTCACCCGCGCGGCGGTGCTGTCCATGACGCTGTTCGCCGGCCTAATCGCGGCGCTGTTGGCGGTCGGCAAGCCCGGGCTGGATTGGCGCTGGCTGGTCCTGGCGGTGCTGGGAATCACGCTGGCGCATACCGCCAACAACCTCATGAACGACCTCTACGACACCCAGGTCGGCACCGACAGCGCCACCTACCCGCGCGCGCTCTACGCCCCGCATCCGGTGCTGTCGGGCCTGATCAGCGGCCGCACGCTGGGGCTGGCGATTCTCGCGGTGAACGTCGCCGACCTGGCGATCCTGGTCGTGCTGGTGTGGGCGCGCGGCTGGCCCGTGGTGGCGTTTGCGCTCGGCGGATTCGCCCTGAGCGTCGCCTACACGGCGCCGCCGCTGCGGCTGAAGAAACGCGGCCTTGGCGAGCCCGACGTTTTCGTCGTGTGGGGTCCGCTGATGATCTGCGGCACGTACTACTCGGCGGTCGGCGCGGTCGGTTGGGACGTCGCGCTGGCGTCGCTGCCCTACGGCCTGCTGTGCACGACGGTGCTGATGGGCAAGCACATCGACAAGATCCCGTACGACGAGCCGCTCGGCATCCGGACGCTGCCCGTCCTTCTCGGCGAGGCGCGCGCCCGGGCGGTGACGCTGGCCATGATGGTCGGCTTCTATGTGCTGGTGGTCGTTGCCGTCGCGGCGGGCGCGATGCCCTGGCCGGCGTTGCTTGTCGTCGTTGCGCTGCCCCGGCTGGCCAGGGTGTGGCCGTATTTCCGGCGCCCGCGGCCCGACGAGCCGCCACCGAAGTTTCCGGTGTGGCCGCTGTGGTATGCGGCGCTGGCCTGGGTGCACGTGCGCCAGGCGGGCGCGCTGCTGGTCGTGGGCCTTGCCGCCGGCGCCGTATTGCGTGTCTTGTGA
- the pcaA gene encoding cyclopropane mycolic acid synthase PcaA — translation MSVQLTPDFGNVQAHYDLSDDFFRLFLDPTQTYSCAYFDRDDMTLEEAQTAKIDLSLSKLGLEPGMTLLDIGCGWGATMKRAIEKYNVNVVGLTLSENQAEHVQKMFDQMDTTRTRRVLLEGWEKFDEPVDRIVSIGAFEHFGRQRYGRFFKMAHEVLPSDGVMLLHTISRPTFKDARARGRPLTHEIVHFTQFILAEIFPGGWLPTIPSVEEHAVAAGFKITRIQSLQLHYARTLETWAGALEANKETAVAIQSEEVYKRYMKYLTGCAKLFRQGYTDVNQFTLEK, via the coding sequence ATGTCTGTGCAGCTCACGCCGGATTTCGGGAACGTGCAAGCGCACTACGATCTCTCCGACGACTTCTTCCGGTTGTTCCTCGACCCCACGCAGACCTACAGCTGCGCCTACTTCGACCGCGACGACATGACGCTCGAGGAGGCCCAGACCGCCAAAATCGACCTCTCGCTGTCCAAATTGGGCCTGGAGCCGGGGATGACGCTGCTGGACATCGGCTGCGGCTGGGGTGCCACCATGAAACGCGCCATCGAGAAGTACAACGTCAACGTCGTGGGATTGACGCTGTCGGAGAACCAGGCCGAGCATGTGCAGAAGATGTTCGACCAGATGGACACCACCCGCACTCGGCGGGTGCTGCTGGAGGGCTGGGAGAAGTTTGACGAGCCCGTCGACCGCATCGTCTCGATCGGCGCTTTCGAGCACTTCGGCCGGCAACGCTATGGCCGCTTCTTCAAGATGGCCCACGAGGTGCTGCCGTCCGACGGCGTCATGCTGCTGCACACCATCTCGCGTCCCACCTTCAAAGACGCCAGGGCGCGGGGCAGGCCGCTGACCCACGAAATTGTGCACTTCACCCAATTCATCCTGGCCGAGATCTTCCCCGGCGGCTGGCTGCCGACGATCCCGTCGGTCGAAGAGCACGCTGTGGCGGCCGGTTTCAAAATCACTCGGATTCAGTCGTTACAGCTGCACTACGCGAGGACGCTCGAGACTTGGGCTGGCGCGCTCGAGGCCAACAAGGAAACGGCCGTCGCGATCCAGTCCGAAGAGGTCTACAAGCGGTACATGAAGTACCTCACCGGCTGCGCCAAGCTGTTTCGCCAGGGATACACCGACGTCAATCAGTTCACCTTGGAAAAGTAA
- a CDS encoding cyclopropane mycolic acid synthase family methyltransferase, giving the protein MTQLRPYYEESQSIYDVSDEFFALFLDPTMGYTCAYFERDDMTLEEAQNAKFDLALGKLNLEPGMTLLDIGCGWGGALQRAVEKFDVNVIGITLSRNQFEYSKAKLAGMPTQRNIEIRLQGWEEFDDKVDRIVSIGAFEAFKAERWPAFFQRAHDILPDDGRMLLHTILTYQWQELPARGVTLTMSDVRFAKFIGTVIFPGGQLPAQEDIVKFAQPAGFSVERVQLLREHYERTLHMWAANLEANREKAIAIQSEEVYDRYMHYLTGCENFFRKGITDVGQFTLTK; this is encoded by the coding sequence ATGACTCAATTGAGGCCGTATTACGAAGAGTCGCAATCGATCTACGATGTTTCAGATGAGTTTTTCGCGTTGTTCCTAGACCCGACGATGGGCTATACCTGCGCTTACTTCGAGCGCGACGACATGACCCTCGAGGAAGCGCAAAACGCCAAGTTCGACCTGGCGCTGGGAAAGCTGAACCTCGAGCCCGGGATGACGCTGCTCGACATCGGTTGCGGCTGGGGTGGAGCGCTGCAACGAGCGGTCGAGAAGTTCGACGTCAATGTCATCGGAATTACGCTCAGCCGCAATCAGTTCGAGTACAGCAAGGCCAAACTGGCCGGGATGCCGACCCAGCGCAACATCGAGATCCGGTTGCAGGGCTGGGAAGAGTTCGACGACAAGGTGGACCGCATCGTCTCGATCGGCGCCTTCGAAGCGTTCAAGGCGGAACGTTGGCCCGCGTTCTTCCAACGCGCCCATGACATCCTTCCCGACGACGGCCGGATGTTGTTGCACACGATTTTGACGTATCAATGGCAAGAGCTGCCCGCGCGCGGCGTCACGCTGACGATGAGCGATGTGCGATTTGCGAAGTTCATCGGCACGGTAATTTTCCCGGGCGGGCAGTTGCCGGCGCAGGAGGACATCGTCAAGTTCGCGCAGCCGGCCGGGTTCTCGGTCGAAAGAGTGCAATTGCTGCGCGAGCATTACGAGCGGACGCTGCACATGTGGGCGGCCAATTTAGAGGCCAATAGAGAAAAGGCCATCGCGATCCAGTCCGAAGAGGTCTACGACCGCTACATGCACTATCTGACCGGGTGCGAGAACTTCTTCCGCAAAGGGATCACGGACGTCGGGCAGTTCACGCTGACGAAGTAA
- a CDS encoding 3-hydroxybutyryl-CoA dehydrogenase: MSDAAIERVGVVGAGQMGSGIAEVAVRAGVGVTVFETTEALITAGRNRIVKSLERGVSAGKVTERERDRALSKLTFTTDLNDLADRQLVIEAIVEDEAIKAGVFARLDSVVTDPDAVLASNTSSIPIMKLAAATKNPQRVLGLHFFNPVPVLPLVELVSTLVTDEAAAARTEEFAGAVLGKQVVRCSDRSGFVVNALLVPYLLSAIRMVEAGFATVEDVDKAVVAGLSHPMGPLRLSDLVGLDTLKLIADKMFEEFKEPHYGPPPLLLRMVEAGRLGKKSGQGFYEY; this comes from the coding sequence GTGAGCGACGCAGCGATCGAGCGGGTAGGGGTTGTCGGGGCCGGTCAGATGGGATCCGGCATTGCCGAGGTCGCCGTCCGCGCCGGTGTGGGCGTGACGGTGTTCGAGACCACCGAGGCGCTGATCACGGCGGGACGCAACCGCATCGTGAAGTCGCTGGAGCGCGGTGTCAGTGCGGGCAAGGTGACCGAGCGGGAGCGCGACCGCGCGCTGAGCAAGCTCACCTTCACCACGGACCTGAACGACCTCGCCGACCGGCAACTGGTGATCGAGGCCATCGTCGAGGACGAGGCGATCAAGGCCGGGGTTTTCGCGAGACTCGACAGCGTCGTCACCGATCCCGACGCGGTGCTGGCGTCCAACACCTCCAGCATCCCGATCATGAAGCTCGCCGCCGCTACCAAGAACCCCCAACGGGTATTGGGTCTGCACTTCTTCAACCCGGTCCCGGTGTTGCCGCTGGTCGAGTTGGTCAGCACGCTGGTCACCGACGAGGCCGCCGCCGCTCGCACCGAGGAGTTCGCCGGCGCGGTCCTGGGTAAACAGGTGGTGCGCTGCTCGGACCGGTCGGGCTTCGTGGTGAATGCGCTGTTGGTGCCCTATCTGCTGTCGGCGATCCGGATGGTCGAGGCCGGGTTCGCTACGGTCGAAGACGTCGACAAGGCCGTCGTTGCCGGGCTGTCGCACCCCATGGGCCCGCTGCGGCTGTCCGATCTTGTTGGCCTGGACACCCTCAAACTGATCGCGGACAAGATGTTCGAGGAATTCAAGGAGCCCCATTACGGTCCGCCGCCGTTGTTGTTGCGCATGGTGGAGGCGGGCCGGCTGGGCAAAAAATCGGGTCAGGGTTTCTACGAGTACTGA
- the aceA gene encoding isocitrate lyase: MSVVGTPKSAEQIQHDWDTNPRWKDVARTYTAEDVVALQGTVVEEHTLARRGAEVLWEELHDLEWVNALGALTGNQAVQQVRAGLKAIYLSGWQVAGDANLSGQTYPDQSLYPANSVPQVVRRINNALQRADQIAKVEGDKSVENWLAPIVADGEAGFGGALNVFELQKALIAAGVAGSHWEDQLASEKKCGHLGGKVLIPTQQHIRTLTSARLAADVCGVPTVVIARTDAEAATLITSDVDERDQPFITGERTREGFYRTRNGIEPCIARAKAYAPYADLIWMETGTPDLEVARKFSEAVKGAYPDQMLAYNCSPSFNWRKHLDDGTIAKFQKELAAMGFKFQFITLAGFHALNYSMFDLAYGYARNQMSAYVDLQEREFAAEERGYTATKHQREVGAGYFDRIATTVDPNSSTTALTGSTEEGQFH, encoded by the coding sequence ATGTCTGTCGTTGGCACCCCGAAGAGCGCCGAGCAGATCCAGCACGACTGGGACACGAACCCGCGCTGGAAGGACGTCGCCCGTACCTACACCGCCGAGGACGTTGTCGCGCTGCAGGGCACCGTGGTCGAGGAGCACACCTTGGCCCGCCGTGGCGCGGAGGTGTTGTGGGAGGAGCTGCACGACCTGGAGTGGGTCAACGCGCTCGGCGCGCTGACCGGCAACCAGGCCGTCCAGCAGGTGCGCGCGGGCCTGAAGGCCATCTACCTGTCGGGCTGGCAGGTCGCCGGTGACGCCAACCTGTCGGGCCAGACCTACCCAGACCAGAGCCTGTACCCGGCCAACTCGGTGCCGCAGGTGGTCCGCCGGATCAACAACGCGCTGCAGCGCGCCGACCAGATCGCCAAGGTCGAGGGCGACAAGTCGGTGGAGAACTGGCTGGCGCCGATCGTCGCCGACGGCGAGGCCGGCTTCGGGGGCGCGCTCAACGTCTTCGAGCTGCAGAAGGCGCTGATCGCCGCCGGTGTCGCGGGTTCGCACTGGGAGGACCAGCTGGCGTCGGAGAAGAAGTGCGGCCACCTGGGCGGCAAGGTGCTGATCCCGACCCAGCAGCACATCCGCACGCTGACGTCGGCCCGGCTGGCCGCCGACGTCTGTGGCGTGCCGACCGTGGTGATCGCCCGCACGGACGCTGAGGCGGCCACGCTGATCACGTCCGACGTCGACGAGCGCGACCAGCCGTTCATCACCGGCGAGCGCACCCGGGAGGGTTTCTACCGGACCCGCAACGGCATCGAGCCCTGCATCGCGCGGGCCAAGGCCTACGCCCCGTACGCCGACCTGATCTGGATGGAAACCGGCACCCCCGACCTCGAGGTCGCGCGGAAGTTCTCCGAGGCGGTCAAGGGCGCCTACCCCGACCAGATGCTGGCGTACAACTGCTCGCCGTCGTTCAACTGGCGCAAGCACCTCGACGACGGCACCATCGCGAAGTTCCAAAAGGAGCTTGCCGCAATGGGATTCAAGTTCCAGTTCATCACGCTGGCCGGCTTCCACGCGCTGAACTACTCGATGTTCGACCTGGCCTACGGCTATGCCCGCAACCAGATGAGCGCCTACGTCGACTTGCAGGAGCGCGAGTTCGCCGCCGAGGAGCGTGGCTACACCGCGACCAAGCACCAGCGCGAGGTCGGCGCCGGTTACTTCGACCGCATCGCCACCACGGTCGACCCGAACTCGTCGACCACCGCGCTGACCGGTTCCACCGAGGAGGGCCAGTTCCACTGA
- a CDS encoding acyl-[acyl-carrier-protein] thioesterase yields the protein MSLDKTMMPVPDGHPDVFGREWPLRVGDIDRDGRLRLDAAARHIQDIGQDQLREMGFEETHPLWIVRRTMVDLIRPIEFGDMLRLRRWCSGTSNRWCEMRVRIDGRKGGLIESEAFWININRETQMPARIADDFLEGLRKTTSVDRLRWKGYLKPGSRDLASGAVEIHEFPVRVTDIDLFDHMNNSVYWSVIEDYLASHPELLAGPLRVTIEHEAPVALGDKLEVVSHVHAAGSTDQFGPELADRPVTTLTYTVGDEAKAVAAIFAL from the coding sequence GTGAGCCTGGACAAAACGATGATGCCGGTGCCCGACGGCCACCCCGACGTATTCGGCCGCGAATGGCCGCTGCGCGTCGGCGACATCGACCGCGATGGCAGGCTGCGGCTGGACGCCGCCGCCCGGCACATCCAGGACATCGGCCAGGACCAGTTGCGCGAGATGGGCTTCGAAGAGACCCATCCGCTGTGGATCGTCCGGCGCACCATGGTGGACCTGATCCGCCCGATCGAGTTCGGTGACATGCTGCGTCTGCGGAGATGGTGTTCGGGCACCTCGAACCGGTGGTGTGAGATGCGGGTCCGCATAGACGGGCGCAAGGGCGGCCTGATCGAATCCGAGGCGTTCTGGATCAACATCAATCGGGAAACCCAGATGCCGGCGCGCATTGCCGACGACTTCTTGGAGGGCCTGCGCAAGACCACCTCCGTCGATCGACTGAGGTGGAAGGGTTATTTGAAGCCGGGCAGCCGCGACCTTGCTTCTGGAGCGGTCGAGATCCACGAGTTCCCGGTCCGGGTCACCGACATCGACCTGTTCGACCACATGAACAACTCGGTGTACTGGAGCGTGATCGAGGACTACCTGGCTTCCCACCCCGAACTGTTGGCGGGACCGCTGCGGGTGACCATCGAACACGAGGCACCGGTGGCGCTGGGCGACAAGCTGGAGGTCGTCTCGCACGTCCACGCCGCCGGTTCGACGGATCAATTCGGTCCCGAGCTGGCGGACCGGCCTGTTACCACGCTCACATACACCGTCGGCGACGAGGCGAAAGCCGTCGCCGCGATCTTCGCTCTCTAG
- the ramB gene encoding acetate metabolism transcriptional regulator RamB encodes MSKTFVGSRVRQLRNERGFSQAALAQMLEISPSYLNQIEHDVRPLTVAVLLRITEVFGVDATFFASQDDTRLVAELREVTMDRDLNVAVDPTEVAEMVGAHPALARAVVNLHRRYRITTAQLAAATEERYSDGSGSGSITMPHEEVRDYFYQHQNYLHELDTAAEDLTIQMRLHHGDLARELTRRLTEVHGVHITRRIDLGDTVLHRYDPKAKTLEISNHLSPGQQVFKMAAELAYLEFGDLIDSMVEEGKFTSEESHTLARLGLANYFAAAAVLPYRQFHDVTENFRYDVERLSAFYSVSYETIAHRLSTLQRPSMRGVPFSFVRVDRAGNMSKRQSATGFHFSSSGGTCPLWNVYETFANPGKILVQIAQMPDGRNYMWVARTVERRAARYGQPGKTFAIGLGCELRHAHRLVYSEGLDLSGDPGSLGNIATPIGAGCRVCERDNCPQRAFPALGRALDLDEHRSTVSPYLVKQA; translated from the coding sequence GTGTCCAAGACCTTCGTCGGGTCGCGCGTTCGCCAGCTGCGCAACGAACGCGGCTTTTCTCAGGCTGCGCTGGCTCAGATGTTGGAGATCTCGCCGAGCTACCTCAACCAGATCGAGCACGACGTTCGCCCGCTGACGGTGGCCGTGTTGCTCCGGATCACCGAGGTGTTCGGTGTGGACGCGACCTTCTTCGCCTCCCAGGACGACACCCGGCTGGTCGCCGAGCTGCGTGAGGTGACGATGGATCGCGACCTGAACGTCGCCGTCGACCCGACCGAAGTGGCCGAGATGGTCGGCGCCCATCCCGCCCTGGCCCGCGCGGTGGTCAACCTGCACCGGCGCTACCGGATCACCACCGCGCAGTTGGCCGCCGCCACCGAGGAGCGCTACTCCGACGGCAGCGGCAGCGGGTCGATCACCATGCCCCACGAAGAAGTGCGCGACTACTTCTACCAACACCAGAACTATCTGCACGAGCTGGACACCGCCGCCGAAGACCTCACCATCCAGATGCGGTTGCACCACGGCGACCTGGCCCGCGAGTTGACCCGCCGGCTCACCGAGGTGCACGGGGTGCACATCACCAGGCGGATCGACCTTGGGGACACCGTGCTGCACCGCTATGACCCCAAGGCCAAGACGCTGGAAATCAGCAACCACCTTTCCCCGGGTCAGCAGGTGTTCAAGATGGCCGCCGAGTTGGCGTACCTGGAGTTCGGCGACCTGATCGACAGCATGGTCGAAGAGGGCAAGTTCACCAGCGAGGAGTCGCACACGCTGGCCCGGCTGGGGCTGGCCAATTACTTCGCCGCCGCCGCGGTGCTGCCCTACCGCCAATTCCACGACGTCACCGAGAATTTCCGCTATGACGTCGAGCGGCTCTCGGCGTTCTACTCGGTGAGCTACGAAACCATCGCCCACCGGCTCTCGACGTTGCAACGGCCGTCGATGCGGGGCGTGCCGTTTTCCTTCGTCCGGGTTGACCGGGCCGGCAACATGTCAAAACGGCAGTCCGCCACCGGCTTTCACTTCTCCTCCAGTGGCGGCACCTGTCCGTTGTGGAACGTCTACGAAACGTTCGCCAACCCCGGCAAGATCCTCGTGCAGATCGCCCAGATGCCCGACGGCCGCAACTACATGTGGGTGGCCCGCACCGTGGAGCGCCGCGCCGCGCGGTATGGTCAGCCCGGTAAAACCTTCGCGATCGGCCTGGGCTGCGAGCTTCGCCACGCCCACCGGCTCGTCTACTCGGAAGGACTCGACTTGTCCGGCGACCCAGGGAGCTTGGGAAACATAGCCACGCCGATCGGCGCGGGTTGCCGTGTCTGCGAACGCGACAACTGCCCGCAGCGGGCGTTCCCGGCGCTGGGACGCGCGCTCGATCTCGACGAGCACCGCAGCACCGTGTCCCCATACCTGGTGAAGCAAGCGTGA
- a CDS encoding carboxymuconolactone decarboxylase family protein, with product MSPPQTGPAGRIPSGRFRELGLINWVVAKLAARSMGVPEMHLFTALGRRRLLFWTWLFYGGRLLHGRLPAADTELVILRVAHLRACEYELQHHRRLARKRGLDENVQATIFAWPDVPEDAANQLSARQRALLVATDEFVKERTVTGATWHQLATHLDQRRLIEFCLLASQYDGLAATMSALDIPLDHPG from the coding sequence GTGAGCCCCCCTCAAACTGGCCCGGCCGGCCGCATCCCGTCGGGACGGTTCCGCGAGCTCGGACTGATCAATTGGGTGGTGGCGAAGTTGGCCGCCCGCAGCATGGGCGTGCCGGAGATGCACCTGTTCACCGCGCTGGGTCGACGCCGGTTGCTGTTTTGGACCTGGCTGTTCTACGGTGGCCGACTGCTGCACGGGCGACTACCGGCCGCCGACACCGAGTTGGTGATCCTGCGGGTCGCACACCTGCGGGCCTGCGAATACGAGCTGCAGCACCATCGCCGGCTAGCGCGCAAGCGTGGCCTAGACGAGAACGTCCAGGCCACGATTTTTGCGTGGCCCGACGTCCCGGAAGACGCCGCCAACCAACTCAGCGCCCGGCAACGGGCGCTGCTGGTGGCCACGGACGAGTTCGTCAAAGAGCGCACCGTCACCGGCGCCACCTGGCACCAGCTGGCTACCCACCTGGATCAGCGCCGATTGATCGAATTCTGCTTGCTGGCAAGCCAATACGACGGGCTGGCGGCGACTATGTCCGCGCTCGACATCCCGCTTGACCACCCGGGCTAG
- the lpdA gene encoding dihydrolipoyl dehydrogenase, with product MTHYDVVVLGAGPGGYVAAIRAAQLGLNTAIVEPKYWGGVCLNVGCIPSKALLRNAELAHIFTKDAKTFGISGEATFDYGIAFDRSRKVAEGRVAGVHFLMKKNKITEIHGYGRFTDPHTLSVDLNDGGTESVTFDNAIIATGSSTRLVPGTSLSANVVTYEEQILSRELPESIIIAGAGAIGMEFGYVLKNYGVDVTIVEFLPRALPNEDAEVSKEIEKQFKKLGVQILTGTKVESISDNGSVVTVTVSKDGRSEELKAEKVLQAIGFAPNVEGYGLDRAGVALTDHKAIGISDYMQTSVPHIYAIGDVTGKLQLAHVAEAQGVVAAETIAGAETLALGDYRMLPRATFCQPQVASFGLTEQQARDEGYDVKVAKFPFTANGKAHGLGDPSGFVKLVADAKYGELLGGHLIGHDVSELLPELTLAQKWDLTAGELARNVHTHPTMSEALQECFHGLTGHMINF from the coding sequence GTGACTCACTATGACGTCGTCGTCCTCGGAGCCGGTCCCGGCGGCTATGTCGCGGCCATCCGCGCCGCGCAGCTCGGCCTGAACACCGCAATCGTCGAACCGAAATACTGGGGTGGGGTCTGCCTCAACGTCGGCTGCATCCCGTCCAAGGCGCTGCTGCGCAACGCCGAACTCGCCCACATCTTCACCAAGGACGCCAAGACCTTTGGCATCAGCGGCGAGGCGACCTTCGACTACGGGATCGCCTTCGACCGCAGCCGCAAGGTGGCCGAGGGCCGCGTCGCCGGCGTGCACTTCCTGATGAAGAAGAACAAGATCACCGAGATCCACGGGTACGGCCGATTCACCGATCCCCACACGCTGTCGGTCGATCTCAACGACGGCGGTACCGAATCGGTCACGTTCGACAACGCCATCATCGCCACCGGCAGCAGCACCCGGCTGGTTCCGGGAACGTCGCTGTCGGCCAACGTGGTCACCTACGAGGAACAGATCCTGTCCCGCGAGCTGCCGGAGTCGATCATCATCGCCGGGGCCGGGGCCATCGGCATGGAATTCGGCTACGTGCTGAAGAACTACGGCGTCGACGTCACCATCGTCGAGTTCCTGCCGCGCGCGCTGCCCAACGAGGACGCCGAGGTGTCCAAGGAGATCGAGAAGCAGTTCAAGAAGCTGGGCGTCCAGATCCTCACCGGAACCAAGGTGGAGTCCATCTCCGACAACGGTTCCGTGGTGACGGTGACCGTCAGCAAGGACGGCAGGTCGGAGGAGCTCAAGGCCGAAAAGGTGTTGCAGGCCATCGGGTTTGCGCCCAACGTCGAGGGCTACGGGCTGGACCGGGCCGGGGTCGCGCTGACCGACCACAAGGCCATTGGCATCAGCGACTACATGCAGACCAGCGTCCCGCACATCTACGCCATCGGCGACGTCACCGGCAAGCTGCAGCTGGCGCACGTCGCCGAGGCGCAGGGCGTCGTCGCGGCCGAAACCATCGCCGGCGCAGAGACTTTGGCCCTCGGCGACTATCGGATGCTGCCGCGTGCGACGTTCTGCCAACCGCAGGTCGCCAGCTTCGGGCTGACCGAACAGCAGGCCCGCGACGAAGGCTACGACGTCAAGGTGGCCAAGTTCCCGTTCACCGCCAACGGCAAGGCGCACGGCCTCGGCGACCCGAGCGGTTTCGTCAAGCTGGTGGCCGACGCCAAGTACGGCGAGCTGCTGGGCGGGCACCTGATCGGCCACGACGTGTCCGAGCTGCTGCCCGAACTGACGTTGGCGCAGAAGTGGGATCTGACCGCGGGCGAGCTGGCCCGCAACGTGCACACCCATCCGACCATGTCAGAAGCGCTGCAAGAGTGCTTCCACGGCTTGACCGGCCACATGATCAACTTCTGA
- a CDS encoding putative holin, with amino-acid sequence MIPLPRPGLLASAMLIGCAVGLLAGVAFAVVVHAGMRPDIAIALVVGIPSVTGLLTILFSGRRWVTVVGAFILSIAPGWFGVLVALQAVSGG; translated from the coding sequence GTGATCCCGCTTCCGCGTCCCGGGCTGCTGGCCAGCGCCATGCTGATCGGCTGTGCGGTCGGGTTGTTGGCGGGCGTCGCGTTCGCCGTGGTGGTCCATGCGGGGATGCGCCCGGACATCGCCATCGCGCTGGTGGTCGGGATTCCAAGCGTGACCGGGCTGCTGACGATCCTGTTTTCCGGGCGTCGATGGGTCACCGTGGTGGGCGCGTTCATCCTGTCGATCGCGCCCGGTTGGTTCGGCGTCCTCGTCGCGTTGCAGGCGGTCTCCGGTGGCTGA
- a CDS encoding DUF779 domain-containing protein, with protein sequence MDAPAGVLITAAAAELLASLQERHGPVMFHQSGGCCDGSSPMCYPRGDFLVGDRDVLLGVLDVGDGVPVWISGPQYAAWKHTQLVIDVVPGRGGGFSLEAPEGVRFLSRGRVFTDEEQALIRATPVITGAAYDRGERPSARGRVVTPDEATAPGTCNPRTR encoded by the coding sequence ATGGACGCGCCTGCGGGGGTGCTCATCACCGCGGCCGCCGCCGAACTGCTGGCTTCACTGCAGGAGCGGCATGGCCCGGTGATGTTTCACCAGTCCGGTGGTTGCTGCGACGGGTCGTCGCCGATGTGCTACCCGCGCGGCGACTTCCTCGTCGGCGACCGCGACGTCCTGCTCGGTGTGCTCGACGTGGGCGACGGGGTGCCGGTGTGGATTTCGGGTCCGCAGTACGCGGCCTGGAAGCACACCCAGCTGGTCATCGACGTGGTGCCGGGCCGCGGCGGCGGGTTCAGCCTGGAGGCGCCGGAAGGCGTGCGGTTTCTCAGCCGCGGCCGCGTCTTCACCGACGAAGAGCAGGCGCTGATTCGGGCCACGCCGGTCATCACCGGGGCCGCCTACGACCGCGGCGAACGCCCCTCGGCGCGCGGTCGGGTGGTGACTCCCGACGAAGCGACCGCGCCGGGAACGTGCAATCCTCGCACTCGATAA